The genomic interval GGGCGAGCCGGTGGCCGCCAGCAATGTCAGCGACCCGATCCCGACCGCCGCGCTGGCGTAGGTGAGCGTGAGCGTGGGCGCGCGCCCGATGCGGTCGCACAGCCAGCCGGTGGTGAGCCGGCCGGCCAGGCTGACCAGGCTCACCGTGCCAAGCGCGGTGGCGGCGGTGGCGGGCGGAATCCCCTGGCCCACGGCATAGGCCACCATGTGCGTGTTCATCAGCGGAAAGGCGCAGGCGGCGAAGAACCGGGTCGCGCCGAGCCACCAGAACGACGGCGACCGCAGCGCGAGCGCCAGCGTCCACCCCGCCCGCTCGGGCGCGGGCTCGGGGGTCGGCGGCGCCACCTCGCGCGCCGGCAGGCGCTGGAACGCGTTGAGTGGCACCACCACGACCAGCAGCAGCGCCGCCCACACGAGCAGCGTGCTGCGCCAGCCGACGGCGGCCACCAGCATCTGGGCCAGCGGAATGAAGCAGAACGCGCCGAAGCCCGTGCCGAGGTCCACCGCCGCGATGGCGCGGCCGCGCGCTCCGGGGTACCAGAGCGCGGCGACGAGCATGTTGGCCTGGCTGCCCAGCGCGGAGAGGCCGAGCCCGCCCAGGATCCCGTAGGCGGCCACCAGCGCCGGCAACGACGGCGCGCGGCTGGCCAGGACGAAGGCGCCGGCGGCCAGCAGCGCGCCCCACTGGAAAAGCCGCCGCGGCCCCAGGCGATCAAAGGCCCAGCCGATCAGCGGACCGCCGAGGCCGCCCAGGAGCAGGACGGCGGACTGTACCGTCGCCACCTCGCCGCGCGAGCCGCCGAACTCGGCGATGAGCGGCAGGTAGAGGACGGCGAAGGCCATCACGATGCCGTTCTGGAGCGCCAGGGTGAGGGCCGCGACGACCAGCGAGAGGGCAGGGCGCCCGGCCTCGGGGCTCAGCCCAAGGTGCGTCGCCTACACTCCGAAGGCGTCCAGCCCGGTGATGTCGCGGCCGATGATGAGCGAGTGGATGTCGTGCGTGCCCT from Candidatus Methylomirabilota bacterium carries:
- a CDS encoding MFS transporter, with translation MAFAVLYLPLIAEFGGSRGEVATVQSAVLLLGGLGGPLIGWAFDRLGPRRLFQWGALLAAGAFVLASRAPSLPALVAAYGILGGLGLSALGSQANMLVAALWYPGARGRAIAAVDLGTGFGAFCFIPLAQMLVAAVGWRSTLLVWAALLLVVVVPLNAFQRLPAREVAPPTPEPAPERAGWTLALALRSPSFWWLGATRFFAACAFPLMNTHMVAYAVGQGIPPATAATALGTVSLVSLAGRLTTGWLCDRIGRAPTLTLTYASAAVGIGSLTLLAATGSPLWLALYVVFYGMAQGSSGIVASARAADVFAGASFGAIFGWLALAAGPGEALGPWIGGEIFDVTGSYLGAFAFAVASLAAGVFAIWRVRPDSRRSTYSSIS